A part of Sulfurifustis variabilis genomic DNA contains:
- a CDS encoding hemerythrin domain-containing protein, producing MESISRFLTDDHHRCDDLYARSETAAAESDWDAAGDAFARFRAALLRHFRMEEETLFPAFEAASGQAFGPTAVMRLEHEQMRNLLNGMARALVDRDRQAYLGIAETLLVLMQQHNFKEERVLYPMSDGVLGGDTEALLERMQGVETV from the coding sequence ATGGAATCGATCTCGCGTTTTCTGACCGACGACCATCATCGCTGCGACGACCTCTATGCCCGGTCCGAGACCGCGGCGGCGGAATCGGACTGGGACGCGGCCGGCGATGCCTTTGCGCGATTCCGCGCCGCCCTGCTGCGTCACTTCCGGATGGAGGAGGAGACGCTCTTCCCCGCGTTCGAGGCGGCGAGCGGACAGGCGTTCGGGCCGACGGCGGTGATGCGCCTCGAGCACGAGCAGATGCGCAACCTGCTGAACGGCATGGCGCGGGCGCTCGTCGATCGCGACCGGCAGGCCTACCTCGGCATCGCCGAGACGCTGCTGGTGCTGATGCAGCAGCACAACTTCAAGGAGGAGCGCGTGCTGTATCCGATGAGCGACGGCGTCCTGGGCGGCGACACCGAGGCGCTGCTCGAGCGCATGCAGGGCGTCGAGACGGTATGA
- a CDS encoding DUF2249 domain-containing protein: protein MTVRERVIDVSALPPPEPLERALAALPALSRGEYLRMLHWREPFPLYAILPDLGFAYAVRAGRRAPYEILIWRRGDAEAEAAASPRA, encoded by the coding sequence ATGACGGTCCGCGAGCGTGTCATCGACGTGAGCGCGCTTCCGCCCCCGGAGCCGCTCGAGCGGGCGCTCGCGGCGCTGCCGGCGCTCTCGCGGGGCGAGTACCTCCGCATGCTCCACTGGCGCGAACCGTTCCCGCTCTACGCGATCCTGCCGGACCTCGGCTTCGCGTACGCGGTCCGGGCCGGGAGGCGGGCGCCCTACGAGATACTCATCTGGCGTCGCGGTGACGCCGAGGCCGAGGCCGCCGCGTCCCCCCGGGCATGA
- a CDS encoding Tll0287-like domain-containing protein, protein MKRWVLIGLLAAAVPGFAADDASRVAASRAAAKEFMETLKGELQAAMKTGGPTNAIEVCHTKAPAIAREISRAKGFDIGRTSLKTRNPDNAPDAWERKVLEDFEARKRAGADPATLEHHETVTANGKATFRYMKAIPTAELCLNCHGRKLDPKVSATLKRLYPEDQATGFNVGDLRGAFTVAQPL, encoded by the coding sequence ATGAAGCGCTGGGTTCTGATCGGGCTCCTCGCCGCCGCCGTGCCCGGTTTTGCCGCGGACGACGCGAGCCGGGTCGCGGCGAGCCGCGCCGCCGCGAAGGAGTTCATGGAGACGCTCAAGGGCGAGCTGCAGGCGGCCATGAAGACGGGCGGTCCGACGAACGCGATCGAGGTGTGCCACACGAAGGCGCCGGCGATCGCGCGGGAGATATCGAGGGCGAAGGGCTTCGACATCGGGCGCACCAGCCTCAAGACCCGCAACCCGGACAACGCGCCCGACGCGTGGGAGCGCAAGGTGCTCGAGGACTTCGAGGCGCGCAAGCGCGCCGGCGCAGACCCGGCGACGCTCGAGCACCACGAGACCGTGACGGCGAACGGCAAGGCGACGTTTCGCTATATGAAAGCGATACCGACCGCGGAGCTGTGCCTCAACTGCCACGGCCGGAAGCTCGATCCCAAGGTGAGCGCGACCCTGAAGCGCCTCTATCCCGAGGATCAGGCAACCGGATTCAACGTCGGCGATCTCCGCGGAGCGTTCACCGTCGCCCAACCGTTATAA
- the dsrA gene encoding dissimilatory-type sulfite reductase subunit alpha, which produces MTKKMHDTPMLDQLESGPWPSFVTGLKRLAKDKDMMVDLLGQLEYSYKTRLGYWKGGTASVIGYGGGVIPRFSEVADRFPESKEFHTLRIMPPPGMHYNTDILRKFCDIWEKHGSGLIALHGQSGDIMFQGCTTEKVQEAFDEINELGFDMGGAGPSVRTSMSCVGHARCEHSCYDEGRAHRSVLNNFTDDLHRPALPYKFKFKYSGCANDCMNSIQRSDMAIIGTWRDDIQVKQDEVKKFVKAKGRKYVIDNVVTRCPTQCLSLNDDDTLAIDNRNCVKCMHCINVMTKALSPGKDRGATILVGGKRTLKIGDLMGTVIVPFMKLESDEDFEKLVELGRNIIDFWAENGLEHERCGEMIERIGLANFLEGIGLDIDPAMLANPRTNPFIRMDDWDDEAAKWKARKTG; this is translated from the coding sequence ATGACCAAGAAGATGCACGACACACCGATGCTGGACCAGCTCGAGAGCGGTCCTTGGCCGAGCTTCGTCACCGGACTGAAGCGTTTGGCAAAGGACAAGGACATGATGGTCGACCTGCTCGGGCAACTGGAGTACTCGTACAAGACCCGGCTGGGCTACTGGAAGGGCGGAACGGCCAGCGTCATCGGCTACGGCGGGGGCGTGATCCCGCGCTTCTCCGAGGTCGCCGACCGGTTCCCGGAGTCGAAGGAGTTCCACACGCTCCGGATCATGCCGCCCCCGGGCATGCACTACAACACGGACATCCTCCGGAAGTTCTGCGATATCTGGGAAAAACACGGCTCCGGCCTCATCGCGCTGCACGGCCAGAGCGGCGACATCATGTTCCAGGGCTGCACCACCGAGAAGGTGCAGGAAGCCTTCGACGAGATCAACGAGCTCGGTTTCGACATGGGCGGCGCCGGCCCCTCGGTCCGCACCTCGATGTCGTGCGTCGGGCACGCCCGCTGCGAGCACTCCTGCTACGACGAGGGCCGCGCGCACCGCTCGGTGCTCAACAACTTCACCGACGACCTGCACCGCCCGGCGCTGCCGTACAAGTTCAAGTTCAAGTACTCCGGCTGCGCCAACGACTGCATGAACTCGATCCAGCGCTCCGACATGGCGATCATCGGCACGTGGCGCGACGACATCCAGGTGAAGCAGGACGAGGTCAAGAAGTTCGTCAAGGCCAAGGGCCGCAAGTACGTCATCGACAACGTGGTGACCCGCTGCCCGACCCAGTGCCTGAGCCTCAACGACGACGACACGCTGGCGATCGACAACCGCAACTGCGTGAAGTGCATGCACTGCATCAACGTCATGACCAAGGCCCTGTCCCCCGGCAAGGACCGCGGCGCGACGATCCTGGTGGGCGGCAAGCGTACGCTCAAGATCGGCGACCTGATGGGCACCGTCATCGTTCCGTTCATGAAGCTCGAGTCGGACGAGGACTTCGAGAAGCTCGTCGAGCTCGGGCGGAACATCATCGACTTCTGGGCGGAGAACGGGCTCGAGCACGAGCGCTGCGGCGAGATGATCGAGCGCATCGGCCTCGCGAACTTCCTCGAAGGCATCGGGCTCGACATCGATCCGGCGATGCTCGCCAACCCGCGGACCAACCCCTTCATCCGCATGGACGACTGGGACGACGAGGCGGCGAAGTGGAAGGCCCGCAAGACAGGCTGA
- the dsrB gene encoding dissimilatory-type sulfite reductase subunit beta: MTQPRMPIESGVPDHFQYMHPVMRKNYGQWDWHERPRPGVLHHVAKSGDSVWTVRAGTQRQMDVYTIRKLCDIADQYAEGHVRFTIRSNIEFMVSDEKKVAPLIEALEKNGFPIGGTGNSVSMISHTQGWLHCDIPASDASGAVKSLMDELHHEFTHEEMPNRVRITTSCCQINCGGQGDIAINIQHTKPPKINHDLVANVCERPSVVARCPVAAIRPAMVNGKPSLEVDEKKCICCGACFPPCPPMQINDPEHSKFAIWVGGKNSNARSKPTFHKLVAAGIPNNPPRWPEVGAVVKKILRVYKEDARDWERIGEWVERIGWPRFFELTELPFTKYHVDSWRGARHSLNASAHIRF; encoded by the coding sequence ATGACGCAACCGCGTATGCCGATCGAGTCCGGGGTGCCGGACCACTTTCAGTACATGCATCCCGTGATGCGAAAGAATTACGGGCAGTGGGACTGGCACGAGCGTCCCCGTCCGGGCGTGCTGCACCACGTCGCCAAGTCGGGCGACTCCGTGTGGACCGTGCGTGCCGGCACGCAGCGCCAGATGGACGTCTACACCATCCGCAAGCTGTGCGACATCGCCGACCAGTACGCCGAGGGCCACGTCCGCTTCACGATCCGTTCGAACATCGAGTTCATGGTCAGCGACGAGAAGAAGGTCGCACCGCTCATCGAAGCGCTCGAGAAGAACGGCTTCCCGATCGGCGGCACCGGCAACTCGGTGTCGATGATCTCCCACACGCAGGGCTGGCTGCACTGCGACATTCCGGCGAGCGACGCGTCGGGCGCCGTGAAGTCGCTGATGGACGAGCTGCATCACGAGTTCACGCACGAAGAGATGCCGAACCGCGTCCGGATCACGACGTCCTGCTGCCAGATCAACTGCGGCGGCCAGGGCGACATCGCCATCAACATCCAGCACACCAAGCCGCCGAAGATCAACCACGATCTCGTGGCGAACGTGTGCGAGCGGCCCAGCGTCGTCGCGCGCTGCCCGGTGGCGGCGATCCGTCCGGCGATGGTGAACGGCAAGCCCTCCCTCGAGGTGGACGAGAAGAAGTGCATCTGCTGCGGCGCGTGCTTCCCGCCGTGTCCGCCCATGCAAATCAACGACCCCGAGCACTCGAAGTTCGCCATCTGGGTCGGCGGCAAGAACTCGAACGCGCGCTCCAAGCCCACGTTCCACAAGCTCGTGGCGGCCGGCATCCCGAACAACCCGCCGCGCTGGCCGGAAGTCGGCGCCGTGGTGAAGAAGATCCTGCGCGTCTACAAGGAAGACGCGAGGGACTGGGAGCGCATCGGCGAGTGGGTCGAGCGTATCGGCTGGCCGCGCTTCTTCGAGCTCACCGAGCTGCCGTTCACGAAGTACCACGTCGACAGCTGGCGCGGCGCCCGGCACAGCCTGAACGCCTCGGCGCACATCCGCTTCTGA
- a CDS encoding type 1 pili tip component yields MRIKDLIKEWEQHGRAPRAAEAYAVRLPIRDAARLNALAEMYPGREPADLITDLLAAALDELEAALPYVQGERIVAEDEYNDPIYEDAGPTPRFVALTRKHERLLARKAAEDAAARRDSAAAP; encoded by the coding sequence ATGCGCATCAAAGACCTGATCAAGGAGTGGGAACAGCACGGCCGCGCGCCGCGCGCGGCCGAGGCGTACGCCGTGCGCCTGCCGATACGCGACGCGGCCCGGCTGAACGCGCTCGCCGAAATGTATCCCGGGCGCGAGCCCGCCGATCTCATCACGGATCTGCTGGCCGCGGCGCTGGACGAGCTCGAGGCGGCCCTGCCTTACGTGCAGGGGGAGCGGATCGTCGCCGAGGACGAGTACAACGACCCGATCTACGAGGACGCCGGACCCACGCCGCGGTTCGTCGCCCTGACGCGCAAGCACGAGCGCCTGCTCGCGCGCAAGGCCGCGGAGGACGCCGCCGCCCGGCGTGACTCAGCGGCGGCGCCGTAG
- a CDS encoding 2Fe-2S iron-sulfur cluster-binding protein codes for MPAEVTLLPSGHRFSVQEHDTLLEAALRAGLAPDYGCSSGNCGLCKARVISGIAERVRPHDYVMSESEKSAGYILMCACAARTDLVLEAGEARDPRDIPLQHIAARVRRVEPLSERVSLLHVQTPRTHRLRFLAGQSVRVTLGAAPPRELPIASCPCDDRNLQFHVARDDSDPFARHVHGELRSGELVAIEGPRGDFTLSDDLPSEIVFLAWGTGFAPVKSLVEHVMALDEGHTMRLYWIAQEGGHYLDNLCRSWADALERFRYVPISGPEAHALDGVLAAEGSLADKAVYAAGPATAIASARERLARAGLPSAHWRAAVT; via the coding sequence ATGCCGGCCGAGGTGACACTGCTTCCGAGCGGTCATCGGTTCTCCGTGCAGGAGCACGACACGCTGCTCGAGGCCGCGCTGCGCGCCGGCCTCGCCCCCGACTACGGCTGCTCGAGCGGCAACTGCGGGTTGTGCAAGGCGCGCGTGATCTCCGGCATCGCCGAGCGCGTGCGCCCGCACGACTACGTGATGAGCGAGTCCGAGAAATCCGCCGGCTACATCCTCATGTGCGCGTGCGCCGCCCGCACCGACCTCGTGCTCGAGGCGGGCGAGGCGCGCGATCCCCGCGACATTCCGTTGCAGCACATCGCGGCCCGCGTGCGACGGGTGGAGCCGCTCTCCGAACGCGTCTCCCTGCTGCACGTGCAGACGCCGCGCACGCACCGGCTGCGGTTTCTCGCCGGGCAGTCGGTCCGGGTCACGCTCGGCGCGGCGCCGCCGCGCGAGCTTCCGATCGCGAGCTGCCCGTGCGACGACCGCAACCTGCAGTTCCACGTCGCCCGCGACGACTCGGATCCGTTCGCCCGCCACGTGCACGGGGAGCTCCGGAGCGGCGAGCTGGTGGCGATCGAAGGGCCGCGCGGCGACTTCACGCTTTCCGACGATCTGCCGTCCGAGATCGTGTTTCTCGCGTGGGGCACTGGCTTCGCGCCGGTGAAGAGCCTCGTCGAGCACGTCATGGCCCTCGACGAGGGGCACACGATGCGCCTCTACTGGATCGCGCAGGAGGGCGGCCACTACCTCGACAATCTCTGCCGCTCCTGGGCGGACGCGCTGGAGCGCTTCCGCTATGTCCCGATTTCCGGGCCTGAGGCGCACGCGCTCGACGGCGTGCTGGCCGCCGAGGGATCGCTCGCGGACAAGGCGGTCTACGCCGCGGGTCCGGCCACCGCGATCGCGTCGGCCCGCGAGCGTTTGGCGCGGGCCGGCCTGCCGTCGGCGCATTGGCGCGCGGCGGTGACGTGA
- a CDS encoding putative bifunctional diguanylate cyclase/phosphodiesterase → MPRTDRPGALLAALRSKLPLPLQDVRLRMRAVYVVILALGVLFSVLVLAYSDQVLNASRRLVRTDLPALSQIAALKLEVVRQEAALYDYYATGDRERFRREYGAREQTILAQLRLLAQTPVGQARAAGLRASYARLDALTDELDGILAQTPVDWSSAHKGLLRVGGLVRDFNAELDVLADLVQAQVMESADLTESTVLRMGRLAILFSMGVFLIAVLVGYYIKAYFQESVERRRLAVFAERNPNPVMRLSLAGEIVYANPAAHELARRMGAETPRVLLPADLPARLRDLKDSPQRYEVWRYEREGRTIECGVHFLPDLASFHAYVADVTERRLAEEKLAYHAYHHPLTGLPNRRMFQEVVEQTLVAPERGGLRAGVFLLGLDRFKVVIDTLGHDVGDQLLKAVATRWKGVLGREAGRGATLYHFGGDLFAVLAPGLTGEQGPVMTAEKLLGALARPLYVAGREFFVSVSVGVAVFPVDGDDAITLLRKADAAMHRVKRHGGRGFQLYKPEMNALAEQWMALEGYLRHAIDYGELRLHYQPQIDLRTGRVTGLEALLRWAHPQRGLLAPGEFIALAEESGMIAQIGEWALREACTDARRWRERGLLNAPVAVNVSGRQFRADLPALVSSVLQDTRLAPEALEIEITESIAMQDVEGTVAMLDRLKAMGVRIAIDDFGTGFSSLAYLKRFPLDKLKLDQSFMRHLTTDETDAAIARTVATLGHALRLRVLAEGVETSEQRTRLLSLEYDEAQGALYGLPMAADEIEAWLGRGKRLALP, encoded by the coding sequence GTGCCGCGCACGGACCGCCCAGGCGCGCTGCTCGCCGCGCTTCGTTCGAAGCTGCCGCTGCCCCTTCAGGACGTGCGGCTGCGCATGCGCGCGGTATACGTCGTCATTCTCGCGCTCGGCGTGCTGTTCTCCGTGCTGGTCCTCGCCTACAGCGACCAGGTCCTGAACGCCTCGCGCCGCCTCGTTCGAACGGACCTGCCGGCGCTCAGCCAGATCGCCGCGCTCAAGCTCGAGGTGGTGCGCCAGGAGGCGGCGCTCTACGACTACTACGCGACCGGGGACCGGGAGCGCTTCCGCCGCGAGTACGGCGCGCGCGAGCAGACCATCCTCGCGCAGCTGCGGCTGCTCGCGCAGACGCCGGTCGGGCAGGCGCGCGCGGCGGGCCTGCGGGCGAGCTATGCGCGGCTCGACGCGCTCACCGACGAGCTCGACGGCATCCTGGCGCAGACGCCGGTCGACTGGTCGTCCGCGCACAAGGGCCTGCTGCGCGTCGGCGGACTGGTCCGCGACTTCAACGCGGAGCTCGACGTGCTCGCCGACCTGGTGCAGGCGCAGGTCATGGAGAGCGCCGACCTCACGGAGTCGACGGTGCTTCGGATGGGCCGCCTCGCGATCCTGTTCAGCATGGGCGTGTTCCTCATCGCGGTGCTCGTCGGCTACTACATCAAGGCCTACTTCCAGGAGAGCGTCGAGCGGCGGCGGCTCGCCGTGTTCGCGGAGCGCAACCCGAACCCGGTCATGCGGCTGTCGCTCGCCGGCGAGATCGTCTACGCGAACCCGGCGGCGCACGAGCTCGCGCGCCGCATGGGCGCCGAGACGCCGCGCGTCCTGCTGCCGGCCGACCTGCCCGCCCGGCTGCGCGACCTGAAGGACTCGCCGCAGCGCTACGAGGTCTGGCGCTACGAGCGGGAGGGCCGCACGATCGAGTGCGGCGTGCACTTCCTCCCCGATCTCGCCAGCTTCCACGCCTACGTCGCGGACGTGACCGAGCGGCGCCTCGCCGAGGAGAAGCTCGCGTATCACGCCTACCACCACCCGCTCACCGGATTGCCGAACCGCCGGATGTTCCAGGAGGTGGTGGAGCAGACGCTCGTCGCGCCCGAGCGGGGCGGCCTGCGCGCGGGGGTCTTCCTGCTCGGGCTCGACCGGTTCAAGGTCGTCATCGACACGCTCGGCCACGACGTCGGCGACCAGCTCCTCAAGGCGGTGGCCACCCGCTGGAAGGGCGTGCTCGGACGCGAGGCCGGGCGCGGCGCCACGCTCTACCACTTCGGCGGCGATCTCTTCGCGGTGCTCGCCCCCGGGCTGACCGGCGAGCAGGGGCCGGTCATGACCGCCGAAAAGCTGCTCGGTGCGCTCGCGCGGCCGCTCTACGTCGCCGGCCGCGAGTTCTTCGTGAGCGTTTCCGTCGGGGTGGCGGTCTTTCCCGTGGACGGCGACGACGCGATCACGCTGCTGCGCAAGGCGGACGCCGCGATGCACCGCGTGAAGCGACACGGCGGCCGCGGCTTCCAGCTCTACAAGCCCGAGATGAATGCGCTGGCGGAGCAGTGGATGGCGCTCGAGGGCTATCTGCGGCATGCGATCGACTACGGCGAGCTTCGCCTGCACTACCAGCCGCAGATCGATCTGCGCACGGGCCGCGTGACCGGGCTCGAGGCGCTGCTGCGCTGGGCGCACCCGCAGCGCGGTCTGCTCGCGCCGGGCGAGTTCATCGCCCTCGCGGAGGAGAGCGGCATGATCGCGCAGATCGGCGAATGGGCGCTGCGAGAGGCGTGCACCGACGCCCGGCGATGGCGCGAGCGCGGGCTCCTCAACGCGCCGGTCGCGGTGAACGTCTCCGGACGGCAGTTCCGCGCCGATCTCCCTGCGCTCGTCTCCTCGGTCCTGCAGGACACGCGGCTCGCGCCCGAGGCGCTCGAGATCGAGATCACGGAGAGCATCGCGATGCAGGACGTCGAGGGGACGGTCGCCATGCTCGACCGGCTCAAGGCCATGGGCGTGCGCATCGCGATCGACGACTTCGGCACCGGCTTTTCGTCGCTCGCCTACCTCAAGCGCTTCCCGCTCGACAAGCTCAAGCTGGACCAGTCCTTCATGCGCCACCTGACGACCGACGAGACCGACGCCGCGATCGCCCGCACGGTCGCGACCCTCGGTCACGCGCTGCGCCTGCGGGTGCTGGCCGAAGGCGTGGAGACGTCGGAGCAGCGGACGCGCCTCCTCAGCCTCGAGTACGACGAGGCGCAGGGCGCGCTCTACGGCCTGCCGATGGCCGCGGACGAAATCGAGGCGTGGCTCGGCCGCGGCAAGCGCCTCGCGCTCCCGTAG
- the mug gene encoding G/U mismatch-specific DNA glycosylase, which yields MAASATRRRPTPAQLRAARDKRVPDVIAPDLKVLFVGINPGLYTAAVGHHFARPGNRFWPALHAAGFTDRLLSPFDERELLGRGYGITNVVNRATVAASELSREELIAGAAGLEEKVRRYRPRIVAILGLTTYRAAFVRPEARLGPQPVDLAGARLWVLPNPSGLNAHFKPADFARVFRRLRLTADRKPSRRASPPGTAKEGRRARRPSARSGPRSTSS from the coding sequence ATGGCCGCGAGCGCGACGCGCCGGCGACCGACGCCGGCGCAGCTGCGCGCGGCGCGCGACAAGCGGGTACCCGACGTCATCGCTCCGGACCTGAAGGTGCTCTTCGTCGGCATCAATCCGGGCCTCTACACCGCCGCCGTCGGACACCACTTCGCCCGGCCGGGCAACCGTTTCTGGCCCGCGCTCCATGCCGCGGGCTTCACCGACCGGCTGCTCTCGCCCTTCGACGAGCGCGAGCTGCTCGGCCGGGGCTACGGGATCACCAACGTGGTGAACCGCGCGACCGTCGCCGCGAGCGAGCTGTCCAGGGAGGAGCTGATCGCCGGGGCGGCCGGGCTGGAGGAGAAGGTGCGGCGCTATCGCCCGCGGATCGTCGCCATCCTCGGGCTCACGACGTACCGCGCGGCCTTCGTGCGGCCCGAGGCCCGGCTCGGTCCCCAGCCGGTGGATCTCGCCGGCGCGCGACTCTGGGTCCTGCCGAACCCGAGCGGGCTCAACGCGCACTTCAAGCCCGCCGATTTCGCCCGCGTGTTCCGCCGCCTTCGCCTGACGGCCGACCGCAAGCCGTCGCGGCGGGCCTCGCCGCCGGGGACGGCAAAAGAGGGACGCCGCGCGCGGCGTCCCTCTGCGAGGTCCGGGCCTCGCTCTACTTCTTCTTGA
- a CDS encoding DsrE family protein, which translates to MRHPLRTTLSIAALCAVPLVSLAAKDDFAPYGTAKVDMHEYPTTNAVFDVNYADPQQLNILYNFVKNTERELKGKMVVVTHGPELRVFAKENYEKYQGIVQKMAELAEAGVEFRMCNNAMRAAGYEARDMHGFITVVPAGFPEVAHLQSQGYRYINPLPLPVKDVRYLEQPRLKKK; encoded by the coding sequence ATGCGTCACCCGCTTCGCACCACCCTGTCGATCGCGGCGCTCTGCGCCGTACCGCTCGTATCGCTCGCGGCCAAGGACGACTTCGCGCCGTACGGGACGGCCAAGGTCGACATGCACGAGTACCCGACGACCAACGCGGTGTTCGACGTCAACTACGCGGACCCGCAGCAACTCAACATCCTCTACAACTTCGTGAAGAACACCGAGCGCGAGCTGAAGGGCAAGATGGTGGTCGTGACCCACGGCCCGGAGCTGCGTGTGTTCGCCAAAGAGAACTACGAGAAGTACCAGGGCATCGTGCAGAAGATGGCCGAGCTGGCCGAGGCGGGCGTGGAGTTCCGGATGTGCAACAACGCCATGCGCGCCGCCGGCTACGAGGCCAGGGACATGCACGGATTCATCACGGTGGTGCCCGCCGGTTTCCCGGAGGTCGCGCATCTCCAGTCCCAGGGCTATCGCTACATCAACCCGCTTCCGCTGCCGGTCAAGGACGTGCGCTACCTCGAGCAGCCGCGGCTCAAGAAGAAGTAG
- a CDS encoding class II aldolase/adducin family protein, which produces MSEREGVTKFDLEYRPSAALSRATIAELDGWRTILHRLGLIGLDPARYGGVGYGNVSMRLPPFEAPRGARRFAISGTQTGGRAVLEPGHYAVVTAYAPAGNRVVAEGPIAPSSESLTHAMLYDLDPRLRFVFHAHAPEIWRSAARLGLPISDPAAPYGTPAMAEAVRALHARGALPVPGLFAMGGHEDGVVAIAERAEEAGLVLIRALARALTGEARAGEVV; this is translated from the coding sequence ATGAGCGAACGCGAAGGCGTCACCAAATTCGACCTCGAGTACCGGCCGTCGGCCGCGCTTTCCCGCGCGACGATCGCCGAGCTGGACGGCTGGCGAACGATCCTGCACCGGCTCGGGCTGATCGGGCTGGATCCGGCGCGTTACGGCGGCGTCGGTTACGGCAACGTCAGCATGCGCCTGCCTCCTTTCGAGGCCCCCCGGGGCGCGCGCCGCTTCGCGATCTCCGGCACGCAGACCGGCGGACGGGCGGTGCTCGAGCCCGGACACTACGCCGTCGTCACCGCCTACGCGCCCGCCGGGAACCGCGTGGTGGCCGAAGGGCCGATCGCTCCCTCTTCCGAATCGCTTACGCACGCCATGCTCTACGATCTCGATCCGCGCCTGCGCTTCGTCTTTCACGCGCACGCGCCGGAGATCTGGCGCTCGGCGGCGCGGCTGGGGCTGCCGATCAGCGATCCCGCCGCGCCGTACGGGACACCGGCGATGGCCGAAGCCGTGCGCGCGCTTCACGCGCGCGGCGCGCTCCCCGTCCCCGGTCTCTTCGCGATGGGCGGTCACGAGGACGGTGTCGTCGCCATCGCCGAACGCGCGGAGGAGGCCGGCCTGGTGCTGATTCGCGCGCTCGCACGGGCGCTCACCGGTGAGGCGAGGGCCGGCGAAGTCGTGTAA
- a CDS encoding ABC transporter permease subunit, with the protein MAYFLQQLINGVTLGMIYGLIALGYTMVYGIIGMINFAHGEIYTIGAFIAVIAFTLLGPLASAPLAIVAVLLAAMLFTAMYGWTLERLAYRPLRRQAAPRLAPLISAIGMSILLQNYVQLTQGARVKPLQPVVRGGFTVFEEGGFLVQMSYVQILIWVLTLALMAGFALLIARTRLGRAQRSCEQDIRMAELCGIDVNRTISLTFVLGAALAAVAGLMVTLYYGVVDFFIGFLAGIKAFTAAVLGGIGSLPGAMLGGLILGLVESFWSAYFSIEYKDVAAFAILVLVLIFRPTGLLGRPEVEKV; encoded by the coding sequence ATGGCCTACTTCCTCCAGCAGCTCATCAACGGCGTCACGCTCGGCATGATCTACGGGCTGATCGCGCTCGGCTACACGATGGTGTACGGCATCATCGGGATGATCAACTTCGCGCACGGCGAGATCTACACGATCGGCGCCTTCATCGCCGTGATCGCGTTCACGCTGCTCGGGCCGCTGGCCTCCGCGCCGCTCGCCATCGTCGCCGTGCTCCTCGCCGCCATGCTGTTCACGGCGATGTACGGCTGGACGCTCGAGCGCCTCGCCTACCGTCCGCTGCGTCGCCAGGCGGCGCCGCGGCTCGCCCCGCTCATCTCCGCCATCGGCATGTCGATCCTGCTGCAGAACTACGTGCAGCTCACGCAGGGCGCGCGCGTGAAGCCCCTGCAGCCCGTGGTGCGCGGGGGCTTCACGGTGTTCGAGGAGGGCGGGTTTCTCGTGCAGATGAGCTACGTGCAGATCCTGATCTGGGTGCTCACGCTCGCGCTCATGGCGGGGTTCGCGCTCCTGATCGCGCGCACGCGCCTCGGGCGCGCGCAGCGCAGCTGCGAGCAGGACATCCGCATGGCCGAGCTCTGCGGGATCGACGTGAACCGCACGATCTCGCTCACCTTCGTGCTCGGCGCCGCGCTCGCCGCTGTCGCCGGTCTCATGGTCACGCTGTACTACGGCGTGGTCGACTTCTTCATCGGCTTTCTCGCGGGCATCAAGGCGTTCACCGCCGCGGTCCTCGGCGGCATCGGCTCGCTGCCGGGCGCGATGCTCGGGGGCCTCATCCTCGGGCTCGTCGAGTCGTTCTGGTCCGCGTACTTCTCGATCGAGTACAAGGACGTGGCCGCCTTCGCGATCCTCGTGCTGGTGCTGATCTTCCGCCCGACGGGCCTGCTCGGGCGGCCCGAGGTGGAGAAGGTGTAG